The Candidatus Methylomirabilota bacterium genome segment GGCGCGCTGCCCTATCCAGTCCCCGGAAACTCCAGATCGCCGTTACCACCTGGGCGAAAATCCGATGACCGATTACCGGAGGATTTCGAAATTCGACATTCGAAATTCGAATTTAACTCTGAACTCTTAACTCCCTGAACCATGAACTCTGAACCCTGAACCGCGTGAACCATGAACCGTGAAACGACGACGATGAATGCGGCTGTGTACCAGGGGAATCGGCAGATTCGCCTGGACCAGCTTCCCCTGCCCAAGATCGGGCCGGGGGAACTCCTGGTCAAGGTCAGCGGATGTGGTCTCTGTGCGACCGACGTGTCCAAGGTGGATCACGCCCTCGTGACGCCTCCCACGGTCCTCGGGCACGAGGTGGTGGGAACCGTCTCGGCCGTGGGCGAAGGGGTCCGAGGAATCACGACGGGCGAGCGCGTGGTTGTCTCTCACCACGTCCCCTGCTATGCCTGCCATTACTGCAAACACGGCAACTTCTCGATGTGTCGGACCTTCAAAGCCTCCAATATCGACCCGGGAGGCTTTGCCGAATACATTCGGGTCCCGGCGCTGAATGTCCAATACGCCACGTTTCCGATCTTGCCTCCTCTAGAGGACGAAGAGGCCGCCTTCACCGAACCGCTCGCCTGCTGTATCAGGGGGGTGAAGCGACTGAATCCCCTCCTCTCCGACACCGTCCTCGTGTTCGGGCTGGGCTCCATCGGCCTCATGATGGTACAGGTCCTCAAGCTCCACCAGACCCGCGTGATCGGGCTCGACATCCTCTCGGACCGCCTCGAGCGCGCCAAGACCCTGGGGACGGACTTGACCCTTACCCCGGGACGCCCCGAGGTGGCCCAGGCGGTGCGGGATGCAACCAACGGCCGCGGGGCCGACGCCGCCATCCTGACTGCGGGTGGACCGCGGGCGTTTGCCGAGGCTGCCGACTTGCTCCGAGATGGTGGGGTCCTCGTCCTCTTTGCCTCCGAACCGGGTCAACCCCCGGTTGATCTGGACATCCACCGCTTCTTCCACCGCGAACTCAGTATCGTCAGCAGCTACTCCCCCTCTACCATAGAGCTTCAGGAGGCCCTCACTCTTCTTGCCGACCGAAAGGTCCGGGTGAAGGAACTCATCACCCACAGGGTTCCCTTGGCTGACCTGGCCCATGGCATGCGCCTCTTTCGGGAAAAGGACGCTCTCAAGGTCTTTGTCGAGGTAGGGATATGAAGGCAGTGGTGTTTTATCGTCCGGGAGATATCCGGTTTGAAGAGGTGGACACCCCAACGCCGGGACCCGGAGAAGTCCTGGTCCGGATCGGCTCGGCGCTGACTTGCGGGACGGATCTCAAAACGTACCGCCGGGGGCACCCGGTGATGATCAAAAAGACCCCCGCCCTTTTTGGCCACGAGTGGGCTGGCACGGTCGAGGGGGTCGGGGAGGGGGTCAGGCATATACGTGTGGAAGACCGCGTGGTCGCGGCCAACTCCGCCCCGTGCCACCGCTGCTTCCCCTGTCAAATCGGGCGGGTCAACCTCTGCGAGGACCTGGAGCTGCTCAATGGTGCTTACGCCGAGTACATCCGCGTCCCGGCCCGGATTGTTGAACAGAACCTCCTCACGATCCCGGACCATCTCACTTTTGCCCAGGCCGCCCTGGTCGAACCGTTAGCCTGTGCTCTCTACGGCATCGAGCGCTCCGGAGTGCAGCTCGGGCAGACCCTGTGTATTTTCGGGGCCGGACCGATGGGACTCCTCCTCACCCAGTTAGCAAAAGGCCAGGGGGGCAGGGTTTTGGTCGTGGGGAAGGGGGAGTTCCGCCTGAGAAAAGCCGCTGAGGCGGGTGCTGATGAGATCCTGGATGCAGCGCGGACAGAGAACGTGGTCGCAGAGGTCCGGCGGTTAAGCCCCGAGGGGCGTGGTGCCGACGTCACGATCGAGGCAACGGGGAGACCCGAGGTGTGGGAACAAGCGGTCGAGGTGACGCGCAAGGCGGGAACGGTGGTCCTCTTTGGGGGCTGCGAGCCTGGGACCACCTTTCAGGTCGATACCCGTCGGATGCACTACGAGGAGCTCACGCTCGTCGGTGTCTTCCACCACACCCCCCGCCACATCCGGGAGGCCCTTGCGCTCCTCGCTCAGGGAGTGGTGGACACGAATCTATTTCTCACCCACAGGATGGCGCTTGGCGCCCTACCGGAGGCCTTCGACCTCCTAGCCCGGGGCGAGGCGATCAAGGTTGTCCTGAAACCCTAAGTGACCGCGGTGCCGTGCTCCCTGCCGGCACATCCTTCTGGATCTCCGGGGGCAGGGCAAAGACCACATCCTCCCGGATTCCGTCCCATTCTTCCACCTGGCTCACTCCACTGCGGCGGAAGAAATCGATGGCCTCCTGGACCAGGTGCTCGGGCGCCGAGGCACCCGCGGTGATCCCCACGGTCCGGGCCCCCTCGAGCCACACAGGGTCTATCTCGGAGACATCATCGATCAGATAGGCCCGCACCCCGTCCGCCTGGGCTACCTCGACCAGGCGCATCGAGTTCGAGCTATTGGGAGAGCCGATGACCAGGAGGAGGTCGATTGTCCCGGCCATCTGTTTCACCGCTACCTGACGGTTCTGGGTGGCATAGCAGATATCATCCTTGGGGGGAAAGACGGCGCTGGGAAATCGCCGCTTGAGGACTGCAATGATCTCTCCGGTATCATCGATGCTCAACGTCGTTTGGGTGATCACCGAAACCCGATCCGGGTCCGAGACCTGGACCTGTTCCGCCTCCTCTACCGTACCCACGAGCTGCATCCGCCCCGGCGCATGGCCCATGGTGCCGATCACTTCATCATGGCCGGCATGCCCCACCAGAATGACCCAGCGGCCATCCCGATCATACTTGAGGGCCTCGTAATGGACCTTGGTGACGAGGGGGCACGTGGCGTCAATGACCCGAAGTCCCTTGGCCGCCGCCTGCGTCCGGACCTCCGGCGCGATGCCGTGCGCGCTGAAGATCACGCGGGCCCCGTCGGGCACTTCCTCCAAGTCGTCCACAAAGACCGCTCCCCGTCCCCCGAGCTCCTGCACTACGTGCGCGTTGTGCACGATCTCTTTCCGGACGTACACGGGGCTGCCGTACAGCTCCAGGGCCAGATTGACGATATCGATCGCCCGGTCCACGCCCGCGCAAAAGCCCCTCGGCGCCGCCAAGATCACCCGCTCGATGCCCATACGCCCCCCTATCGTCAGCCCGCCTTCTCCAGGGCCTTCACCGGCTCCCGGCAGCAGGCGGGAAGGTCATGGAATCTGGGTAACATAACGAGTCTAGTCAGGTGCTCTCACGCGGTCAAGCCCTTTCGGCAAACCTTACCCTGACTTACTCCGCCTCGCGGGCGCCCAACTGCTTATCCAAGAAGAACAGCGCTGCGGGCTGATCTCCGATCATTTTGATCTGGTCCACAACCTCGCCAGCATTTTTCTCCTCTTCCACCTGCTCTGTGATAAACCACTGGAGCATCACTTGGGTCGCGTAGTCACGCTCCTTAGCCGCCAGATCATACAGGCGGTGGATCATGCCGGTGACCTTCCGCTCGTTCTCGAGCGCTTGCTGAAAAACATCGAGCATCGACTTGAACTTCTGAGGCGGTTGTTCGATGGCCTGCAGCACCACGCGACCCTCCCGTTCGAGGACGTAGTCGAAGAACTTCATCGCATGCGATGCTTCTTCCTGGCTTTGCATGCGCATCCACCGCGCAGATCCCGACAGGTGGATTGTCTCGAGGTACGCCGACATCGAAAGGTACACATATGCGGAATATAGCTCGTTTTTGATCTGATCATTGATCGCTTTCTGGAGTGACTGGCTCAGCATGGTTCCAGTCTCCTTTCTGTATCCAGAGTTCGGTGACTTTTCCTTTAGCTGGCAGCTGATTGCTGACCGCTTATCCTCCTCTCAGCGGTCAGCCGTCAGCGGTCAGCTTCTGAATAAACACTGTAAGCATCCGTTTCACCTCGGTCACCTGACTTGCAAAGCGCTCGTATTCTACACTATCCAAAAAGCTGAGATCACAGGCGAGCAGTAAGTGGTATTCCAACTCGCTTGCCGAACCCATCGCAATCCGAAGAAAACGGGCAAACTCGGGATCTCCACCCCTTCCACAGCCTTCGGCAATGTTCGCGGGGATAGAAGCGCAAGAGCGTCGGATCTGACTTGTGAGGCCGTATAACTCATCTCTTGGAAACGTTGTGGTGGCGTTGTAAACCGCCAAGGTCAGGTGATGAGCCTTCTCCCACACTTTTAGCTCTCTAAAGTCCCTCATTCTAGGTACTTAGTTAGAAAGTCTTGGCTGATAGCTGACCGCTGATTGCTGAAAGCTGAAGTCTTAAACTATCGATCCGGCAGTTACCGCGAGACGGTCTCGATCGCTGTGGCAATCTCGCGACTGAGATTCCCGAGCGTCCGGCTCATGGCGGAAACCAACGCCTCGTAGTCCTCCGTAC includes the following:
- a CDS encoding alcohol dehydrogenase catalytic domain-containing protein; the encoded protein is MNRETTTMNAAVYQGNRQIRLDQLPLPKIGPGELLVKVSGCGLCATDVSKVDHALVTPPTVLGHEVVGTVSAVGEGVRGITTGERVVVSHHVPCYACHYCKHGNFSMCRTFKASNIDPGGFAEYIRVPALNVQYATFPILPPLEDEEAAFTEPLACCIRGVKRLNPLLSDTVLVFGLGSIGLMMVQVLKLHQTRVIGLDILSDRLERAKTLGTDLTLTPGRPEVAQAVRDATNGRGADAAILTAGGPRAFAEAADLLRDGGVLVLFASEPGQPPVDLDIHRFFHRELSIVSSYSPSTIELQEALTLLADRKVRVKELITHRVPLADLAHGMRLFREKDALKVFVEVGI
- a CDS encoding four helix bundle protein, translating into MRDFRELKVWEKAHHLTLAVYNATTTFPRDELYGLTSQIRRSCASIPANIAEGCGRGGDPEFARFLRIAMGSASELEYHLLLACDLSFLDSVEYERFASQVTEVKRMLTVFIQKLTADG
- a CDS encoding zinc-binding dehydrogenase, with protein sequence MKAVVFYRPGDIRFEEVDTPTPGPGEVLVRIGSALTCGTDLKTYRRGHPVMIKKTPALFGHEWAGTVEGVGEGVRHIRVEDRVVAANSAPCHRCFPCQIGRVNLCEDLELLNGAYAEYIRVPARIVEQNLLTIPDHLTFAQAALVEPLACALYGIERSGVQLGQTLCIFGAGPMGLLLTQLAKGQGGRVLVVGKGEFRLRKAAEAGADEILDAARTENVVAEVRRLSPEGRGADVTIEATGRPEVWEQAVEVTRKAGTVVLFGGCEPGTTFQVDTRRMHYEELTLVGVFHHTPRHIREALALLAQGVVDTNLFLTHRMALGALPEAFDLLARGEAIKVVLKP
- a CDS encoding ferritin, which translates into the protein MLSQSLQKAINDQIKNELYSAYVYLSMSAYLETIHLSGSARWMRMQSQEEASHAMKFFDYVLEREGRVVLQAIEQPPQKFKSMLDVFQQALENERKVTGMIHRLYDLAAKERDYATQVMLQWFITEQVEEEKNAGEVVDQIKMIGDQPAALFFLDKQLGAREAE
- a CDS encoding 4-hydroxy-3-methylbut-2-enyl diphosphate reductase, producing MGIERVILAAPRGFCAGVDRAIDIVNLALELYGSPVYVRKEIVHNAHVVQELGGRGAVFVDDLEEVPDGARVIFSAHGIAPEVRTQAAAKGLRVIDATCPLVTKVHYEALKYDRDGRWVILVGHAGHDEVIGTMGHAPGRMQLVGTVEEAEQVQVSDPDRVSVITQTTLSIDDTGEIIAVLKRRFPSAVFPPKDDICYATQNRQVAVKQMAGTIDLLLVIGSPNSSNSMRLVEVAQADGVRAYLIDDVSEIDPVWLEGARTVGITAGASAPEHLVQEAIDFFRRSGVSQVEEWDGIREDVVFALPPEIQKDVPAGSTAPRSLRVSGQP